In the genome of Raphanus sativus cultivar WK10039 chromosome 4, ASM80110v3, whole genome shotgun sequence, one region contains:
- the LOC108854112 gene encoding uncharacterized protein At2g34460, chloroplastic has translation MMTTSLLLLRHSSSSALFFSSSSSLVFTKNTNSPRSFASIKMESAGEQNASKKKKVFVAGATGQTGKRIVEQLLSRGFAVKAGVRDVDKAKTSFRQDPSLHFVKADVTEGSEKLAEAIGDDSQAVICATGFRPGFDLFAPWKIDNYGTVNLVDACKKQKVNRFVLVSSILVNGAAMGQILNPAYIFLNVFGLTLVAKLQAEKYIKRSGINYTIVRPGGLKNDPPSGNVVMEPEDTLSGGSISRDLVAEVAVEALLNEEESSFKVVEIVASADAPKRSYKDLFASVKGGH, from the exons ATGATGACAACATCTCTGCTTCTTCTCAGACATTCCTCCTCTTcagctctcttcttctcttcatcttcttctctcgTCTTCACCAAGAACACCAACTCTCCTCGTTCCTTCGCTTCAATCaag ATGGAAAGCGCCGGAGAACAAAACGcgtccaagaagaagaaggtgttCGTCGCTGGAGCCACGGGACAGACCGGGAAGAGGATCGTTGAACAGCTCTTATCCCGTGGCTTCGCCGTCAAAGCAGGTGTTCGTGACGTAGACAAAGCAAAAACATCTTTCAGACAAGACCCTTCTCTTCACTTC GTTAAAGCAGACGTGACAGAAGGCTCAGAGAAGCTAGCAGAAGCCATAGGCGACGACTCACAAGCCGTGATCTGCGCTACTGGTTTCCGTCCCGGGTTCGATCTCTTCGCTCCTTGGAAGATCGATAACTACGGAACCGTGAACCTTGTGGATGCTTGTAAGAAACAAAAGGTGAACAGGTTTGTTCTCGTGAGCTCGATCTTGGTGAACGGAGCTGCCATGGGACAGATTTTAAACCCCGCTTACATCTTCCTCAACGTCTTTGGACTCACTCTCGTCGCTAAGCTTCAAGCAGAGAAGTATATCAAAAGATCTGGGATTAACTATACCATAGTTAGACCTGGTGGTCTTAAGAACGATCCTCCATCAGGAAACGTAGTCATGGAGCCTGAG GATACTTTGTCTGGAGGGAGCATATCGAGAGACCTGGTAGCTGAAGTTGCGGTGGAAGCTTTGCTTAATGAGGAGGAATCATCTTTCAAGGTTGTGGAGATAGTTGCTAGTGCTGATGCTCCTAAACGTTCCTACAAAGATCTCTTTGCTTCTGTTAAAGGAGGACATTAA
- the LOC108854113 gene encoding urease accessory protein G codes for MASHDHDHHHHHHEEGHKKQDCGGGGDTSWVGPDGRVYHSHDGLAPHSHEPIYSPGYFSRRAPPLNDRNFSERAFTVGIGGPVGTGKTALMLALCRVLRDKYSLAAVTNDIFTKEDGEFLVKHGALPEERIRAVETGGCPHAAIREDISINLGPLEELSNLFKTDLLLCESGGDNLAANFSRELADYIIYIIDVSAGDKIPRKGGPGITQADLLVINKTDLAAAVGADLSVMERDALRMRDGGPFVFAQVKHGLGVEEIVNHVMNSWEQATGNKRH; via the exons ATGGCTTCACATGACCATgatcatcaccatcaccatcacgAGGAAGGCCACAA GAAACAGGACTGTGGCGGCGGTGGGGACACGTCTTGGGTAGGACCGGACGGGAGGGTGTACCATAGCCACGATGGACTCGCACCGCACTCACACGAACCCATTTACTCTCCTGGTTACTTCAGCCGCCGAGCTCCTCCTCTTAACGACCGTAACTTCTCTGAGAGAGCTTTCACCGTCGGTATTGGCGGTCCTGTTGGCACAGG GAAAACAGCATTGATGCTTGCTCTTTGTAGAGTCTTGAGGGACAAATACAGTCTTGCAGCA GTGACCAATGATATATTCACCAAAGAGGACGGTGAGTTTCTGGTGAAGCATGGGGCTCTTCCCGAGGAAAGGATCAGGGCCGTTGAAACCGGTGGATGTCCACACGCTGCCATCCGTGAAGACATTAGTATCAATTTAGGTCCTCTCGAGGAGTTATCGAACTTGTTCAAGACTGATTTGCTTCTTTGTGAATCTGGTGGAG ATAATCTAGCTGCTAATTTCAGCAGAGAGCTAGCTGACTATATCATCTACATCATCGATGTATCGGCTGGTGATAAGATACCACGTAAAGGCGGTCCTGGCATCACTCAAGCTGATCTTCTGGTTATAAACAAGACGGACCTTGCAGCAGCTGTTGGGGCTGACTTATCTGTCATGGAGCGTGATGCACTACGCATGCGTGATGGTGGTCCATTCGTCTTTGCTCAG GTGAAGCATGGGCTTGGGGTTGAGGAAATAGTGAACCATGTCATGAACTCATGGGAGCAAGCAACCGGGAACAAGCGCCACTAA
- the LOC108854115 gene encoding 60S ribosomal protein L18a-2 — MGAFRFHQYQVVGRALPTEKDVQPKIYRMKLWATNEVRAKSKFWYFLRKLKKVKKSNGQMLAINEIFEKNPTTIKNFGIWLRYQSRTGYHNMYKEYRDTTLNGAVEQMYTEMASRHRVRFPCIQIIKTATVPAKLCKRESTKQFHNSKIKFPLVFRKVRPPTRKLKTTYKASKPNLFM; from the exons ATGGGCGCATTCAGG TTTCACCAGTACCAGGTTGTAGGAAGAGCTCTCCCGACAGAGAAGGATGTGCAACCTAAGATTTACCGGATGAAGCTCTGGGCCACGAACGAGGTTCGTGCCAAGTCCAAGTTTTG GTACTTCTTGAGGAAGctgaagaaggtgaagaagagCAATGGTCAGATGCTCGCCATCAACGAG ATCTTTGAGAAGAACCCAACAACCATCAAGAACTTCGGAATCTGGTTGAGGTACCAGAGCAGGACTGGATACCACAACATGTACAAGGAGTACCGCGACACCACCTTGAACGGAGCCGTGGAACAGATGTACACGGAGATGGCGTCGAGACACCGCGTCAGGTTCCCTTGCATCCAGATCATCAAGACGGCGACCGTTCCAGCCAAGCTTTGCAAGAGGGAGAGCACCAAGCAGTTCCACAACAGCAAAATCAAGTTCCCATTGGTGTTCCGCAAGGTCAGACCACCAACCAGGAAGCTCAAGACCACCTACAAGGCCTCCAAGCCCAACTTGTTCATGTGA
- the LOC108852806 gene encoding cytochrome P450 710A1-like isoform X1 — protein sequence MMDSSVSILASLTPYILVSAFLLYLLLEQLSYIRKKGNLPGPLFVPPIIGNAISVVRDPTSFWYKQSALAGNSPGLSANYLVGKFIVYIRDTELSHQIFTNVRPDAFHFVGHPFGKKLFGDHNFIYMFGDDHKSVRRQIAPNFTPKALSTYSSLMQLIILRHLRLWEESCNGGPVSLRNLVRDLNLETSQTVFVGPYLDEEDKDRFRTDYNIFNLGTMTLPFDLPGSAFREARMAVKRLASILAVCAGKSKARMAAGEEPTCLIDFWMQPIVAEAASGNPPPPHSRDEEIGGFLFDFLFAAQDASTSSLLWAVTQLESKPDVLRRVREEVGKIWSPESDELITVDQLAEMKYTLNVAREVVRYRPPATMVPHVAAEDFPLTKTYTVPKGTIVFPSVFDSSFQGFTEPDRFDPDRFSETRKEDQVFKRNFLAFGWGSHQCVGQRYALNHLVLFIAMFSTLLDFKRVRSDGCDEIVYCPTISPKDGCTVSLSRRVAAYPELSLN from the coding sequence ATGATGGATAGCTCTGTTTCCATATTAGCCTCTCTCACACCATACATACTCGTGTCAGCATTCCTTCTCTACCTTCTCCTCGAGCAGCTTTCTTACATTCGCAAGAAAGGCAACCTCCCTGGACCTCTCTTCGTCCCTCCCATCATCGGAAACGCCATCTCAGTGGTCCGTGACCCCACTTCCTTCTGGTACAAGCAATCCGCTTTGGCCGGGAACTCCCCTGGCCTCTCCGCCAACTACCTTGTCGGAAAATTCATAGTCTACATAAGAGACACGGAGCTATCTCATCAAATCTTCACCAACGTACGTCCAGATGCCTTCCACTTCGTTGGACATCCCTTCGGCAAAAAGCTCTTTGGTGACCACAACTTCATCTACATGTTCGGCGATGATCACAAGTCAGTTCGCAGACAGATCGCACCAAACTTCACCCCCAAGGCACTCTCCACGTACTCTAGTCTCATGCAGCTAATCATCCTCCGTCATCTACGGCTATGGGAGGAGAGTTGTAACGGTGGTCCGGTGTCGCTGCGGAACCTTGTCCGTGACCTCAACCTCGAAACATCCCAGACAGTTTTTGTCGGACCTTACCTAGACGAGGAAGATAAAGACAGGTTCCGTACGGACTACAATATCTTCAACCTCGGGACAATGACGCTCCCGTTTGACCTCCCGGGGTCCGCCTTCCGGGAGGCTCGCATGGCGGTGAAAAGGCTGGCCAGCATACTCGCCGTCTGCGCGGGAAAGTCTAAAGCGAGGATGGCGGCGGGAGAAGAGCCGACGTGCTTGATAGACTTCTGGATGCAGCCCATCGTCGCTGAGGCTGCATCCGGTAACCCGCCTCCGCCTCATTCTAGAGACGAAGAGATCGGAGGCTTCCTCTTTGACTTCCTCTTCGCAGCACAGGACGCGTCCACGTCATCGCTCCTCTGGGCGGTGACGCAGCTCGAGTCCAAGCCGGACGTGCTGAGAAGAGTCAGAGAGGAAGTGGGAAAGATATGGTCGCCTGAGTCCGACGAGCTGATCACCGTGGATCAGCTCGCGGAGATGAAGTACACGCTGAACGTGGCACGTGAGGTGGTGAGATACCGTCCCCCGGCGACTATGGTCCCGCACGtggcagctgaagacttccctcTCACGAAAACGTACACTGTTCCAAAAGGTACCATCGTCTTTCCCTCGGTCTTCGACTCCTCGTTCCAAGGGTTCACCGAACCTGACCGGTTCGATCCAGACAGGTTTAGCGAGACGAGGAAAGAGGACCAGGTGTTTAAACGCAACTTCTTGGCGTTTGGATGGGGCTCTCACCAGTGCGTGGGTCAGCGTTACGCGTTGAACCACCTCGTGCTCTTCATCGCCATGTTCTCCACGCTTTTGGATTTCAAGAGGGTTCGATCTGACGGCTGCGATGAGATCGTATACTGCCCCACGATATCGCCCAAGGATGGATGTACGGTGTCCTTGTCTAGGCGCGTCGCAGCGTATCCGGAACTTTCGTTGAATTAA
- the LOC108852806 gene encoding cytochrome P450 710A1-like isoform X2 has translation MMDSSVSILASLTPYILVSAFLLYLLLEQLSYIRKKGNLPGPLFVPPIIGNAISVVRDPTSFWYKQSALAGNSPGLSANYLVGKFIVYIRDTELSHQIFTNVRPDAFHFVGHPFGKKLFGDHNFIYMFGDDHKSVRRQIAPNFTPKALSTYSSLMQLIILRHLRLWEESCNGGPVSLRNLVRDLNLETSQTVFVGPYLDEEDKDRFRTDYNIFNLGTMTLPFDLPGSAFREARMAVKRLASILAVCAGKSKARMAAGEEPTCLIDFWMQPIVAEAASGNPPPPHSRDEEIGGFLFDFLFAAQDASTSSLLWAVTQLESKPDVLRRVREEVGKIWSPESDELITVDQLAEMKYTLNVAREVVRYRPPATMVPHVAAEDFPLTKTYTVPKDRFSETRKEDQVFKRNFLAFGWGSHQCVGQRYALNHLVLFIAMFSTLLDFKRVRSDGCDEIVYCPTISPKDGCTVSLSRRVAAYPELSLN, from the exons ATGATGGATAGCTCTGTTTCCATATTAGCCTCTCTCACACCATACATACTCGTGTCAGCATTCCTTCTCTACCTTCTCCTCGAGCAGCTTTCTTACATTCGCAAGAAAGGCAACCTCCCTGGACCTCTCTTCGTCCCTCCCATCATCGGAAACGCCATCTCAGTGGTCCGTGACCCCACTTCCTTCTGGTACAAGCAATCCGCTTTGGCCGGGAACTCCCCTGGCCTCTCCGCCAACTACCTTGTCGGAAAATTCATAGTCTACATAAGAGACACGGAGCTATCTCATCAAATCTTCACCAACGTACGTCCAGATGCCTTCCACTTCGTTGGACATCCCTTCGGCAAAAAGCTCTTTGGTGACCACAACTTCATCTACATGTTCGGCGATGATCACAAGTCAGTTCGCAGACAGATCGCACCAAACTTCACCCCCAAGGCACTCTCCACGTACTCTAGTCTCATGCAGCTAATCATCCTCCGTCATCTACGGCTATGGGAGGAGAGTTGTAACGGTGGTCCGGTGTCGCTGCGGAACCTTGTCCGTGACCTCAACCTCGAAACATCCCAGACAGTTTTTGTCGGACCTTACCTAGACGAGGAAGATAAAGACAGGTTCCGTACGGACTACAATATCTTCAACCTCGGGACAATGACGCTCCCGTTTGACCTCCCGGGGTCCGCCTTCCGGGAGGCTCGCATGGCGGTGAAAAGGCTGGCCAGCATACTCGCCGTCTGCGCGGGAAAGTCTAAAGCGAGGATGGCGGCGGGAGAAGAGCCGACGTGCTTGATAGACTTCTGGATGCAGCCCATCGTCGCTGAGGCTGCATCCGGTAACCCGCCTCCGCCTCATTCTAGAGACGAAGAGATCGGAGGCTTCCTCTTTGACTTCCTCTTCGCAGCACAGGACGCGTCCACGTCATCGCTCCTCTGGGCGGTGACGCAGCTCGAGTCCAAGCCGGACGTGCTGAGAAGAGTCAGAGAGGAAGTGGGAAAGATATGGTCGCCTGAGTCCGACGAGCTGATCACCGTGGATCAGCTCGCGGAGATGAAGTACACGCTGAACGTGGCACGTGAGGTGGTGAGATACCGTCCCCCGGCGACTATGGTCCCGCACGtggcagctgaagacttccctcTCACGAAAACGTACACTGTTCCAAAAG ACAGGTTTAGCGAGACGAGGAAAGAGGACCAGGTGTTTAAACGCAACTTCTTGGCGTTTGGATGGGGCTCTCACCAGTGCGTGGGTCAGCGTTACGCGTTGAACCACCTCGTGCTCTTCATCGCCATGTTCTCCACGCTTTTGGATTTCAAGAGGGTTCGATCTGACGGCTGCGATGAGATCGTATACTGCCCCACGATATCGCCCAAGGATGGATGTACGGTGTCCTTGTCTAGGCGCGTCGCAGCGTATCCGGAACTTTCGTTGAATTAA
- the LOC108852806 gene encoding cytochrome P450 710A1-like isoform X3, whose product MMDSSVSILASLTPYILVSAFLLYLLLEQLSYIRKKGNLPGPLFVPPIIGNAISVVRDPTSFWYKQSALAGNSPGLSANYLVGKFIVYIRDTELSHQIFTNVRPDAFHFVGHPFGKKLFGDHNFIYMFGDDHKSVRRQIAPNFTPKALSTYSSLMQLIILRHLRLWEESCNGGPVSLRNLVRDLNLETSQTVFVGPYLDEEDKDRFRTDYNIFNLGTMTLPFDLPGSAFREARMAVKRLASILAVCAGKSKARMAAGEEPTCLIDFWMQPIVAEAASGNPPPPHSRDEEIGGFLFDFLFAAQDASTSSLLWAVTQLESKPDVLRRVREEVGKIWSPESDELITVDQLAEMKYTLNVAREVVRYRPPATMVPHVAAEDFPLTKTYTVPKGLARRGKRTRCLNATSWRLDGALTSAWVSVTR is encoded by the exons ATGATGGATAGCTCTGTTTCCATATTAGCCTCTCTCACACCATACATACTCGTGTCAGCATTCCTTCTCTACCTTCTCCTCGAGCAGCTTTCTTACATTCGCAAGAAAGGCAACCTCCCTGGACCTCTCTTCGTCCCTCCCATCATCGGAAACGCCATCTCAGTGGTCCGTGACCCCACTTCCTTCTGGTACAAGCAATCCGCTTTGGCCGGGAACTCCCCTGGCCTCTCCGCCAACTACCTTGTCGGAAAATTCATAGTCTACATAAGAGACACGGAGCTATCTCATCAAATCTTCACCAACGTACGTCCAGATGCCTTCCACTTCGTTGGACATCCCTTCGGCAAAAAGCTCTTTGGTGACCACAACTTCATCTACATGTTCGGCGATGATCACAAGTCAGTTCGCAGACAGATCGCACCAAACTTCACCCCCAAGGCACTCTCCACGTACTCTAGTCTCATGCAGCTAATCATCCTCCGTCATCTACGGCTATGGGAGGAGAGTTGTAACGGTGGTCCGGTGTCGCTGCGGAACCTTGTCCGTGACCTCAACCTCGAAACATCCCAGACAGTTTTTGTCGGACCTTACCTAGACGAGGAAGATAAAGACAGGTTCCGTACGGACTACAATATCTTCAACCTCGGGACAATGACGCTCCCGTTTGACCTCCCGGGGTCCGCCTTCCGGGAGGCTCGCATGGCGGTGAAAAGGCTGGCCAGCATACTCGCCGTCTGCGCGGGAAAGTCTAAAGCGAGGATGGCGGCGGGAGAAGAGCCGACGTGCTTGATAGACTTCTGGATGCAGCCCATCGTCGCTGAGGCTGCATCCGGTAACCCGCCTCCGCCTCATTCTAGAGACGAAGAGATCGGAGGCTTCCTCTTTGACTTCCTCTTCGCAGCACAGGACGCGTCCACGTCATCGCTCCTCTGGGCGGTGACGCAGCTCGAGTCCAAGCCGGACGTGCTGAGAAGAGTCAGAGAGGAAGTGGGAAAGATATGGTCGCCTGAGTCCGACGAGCTGATCACCGTGGATCAGCTCGCGGAGATGAAGTACACGCTGAACGTGGCACGTGAGGTGGTGAGATACCGTCCCCCGGCGACTATGGTCCCGCACGtggcagctgaagacttccctcTCACGAAAACGTACACTGTTCCAAAAG GTTTAGCGAGACGAGGAAAGAGGACCAGGTGTTTAAACGCAACTTCTTGGCGTTTGGATGGGGCTCTCACCAGTGCGTGGGTCAGCGTTACGCGTTGA
- the LOC130511579 gene encoding uncharacterized protein LOC130511579 translates to MAEKRFEYRYATEAELEEMKQKEFAGWMFTYVSAGLARGETFDDWIREMVVGPNYVVKSYPRFCTRGYAFTTEKTKRSRTTYDAGVCSASGDDVYYGHIHEILEIKYLGLLGLRCTVFYCDWHDITPDRGVRTDAFGVTSVNSRRKLQYYDPFILASQADQVCYIKYPRIRNRDDPWVTVTRLNPRGRVQGSSELEDPLQPITSSNLSAEEDVAGVGLVVDFTDFAEEAVVHAQDEPVIGEFHQDPDSDSSADDESESE, encoded by the exons ATGGCAGAAAAGCGGTTCGAATATAGATACGCTACAGAGGCAGAACTAGAAGAAATGAAGCAAAAagaatttgctggatggatgtttacttat gtgtctgctggtttggccagaggtgaaacatttgacgattggatacgcgagatggtggttggaccaaactatgttgtgaagtcatatccgagattttgtactcgaggatatgcattcacaactGAAAAGACGAAACGTTCGCGTACGACCTATGATGCTGGCGTTTGTTCTGCATCGGGAGATGATGTATACTACGGACACATACATGAGATTTTGGAAATCAAGTATTTAGGCCTGCTTGGATTGCGCTGTACtgttttctattgtgattggcACGACATCACTCCAGATCGAGGTGTGAGAACAGATGCATTTGGTGTTACATCAGTTAATTCGAGACGAAAGCtgcaatattatgatcctttcattcttgcttctcaggcCGATCAG gtttgttatatcaaGTACCCCCGGATAAGGaacagagatgatccatgggtTACTGTTACCAGACTCAACCCGAGAGGCCGAGTTCAGGGGAGTTCTGAGCTGGAAGACCCACTACAACCAATCACATCCAGTAACTTAAGTGCAGAAGAAGACGTAGCAGGAGTTGGCCTTgtagtagatttcaccgacttcgcagaggaagccgtcgttcacgcacaggatgaaccagttattggagagtttcaccaagatccagattcagattcatctgCTGATGATGAGTCGGAATcagagtag